The following are from one region of the Gryllotalpicola protaetiae genome:
- the murA gene encoding UDP-N-acetylglucosamine 1-carboxyvinyltransferase translates to MNTLLEDAQAAGASVGLTADRITLQGGKPLVGRIELKGAKNLVTKAMVASLLGETPSELRSVPEISDVRVVKGLLEVHGVKVSAVGDDTLLLDPANVESAHFEVIDAYAGSSRIPILFCGPLLHRLGEAFIPDLGGCRIGDRPIDFHLESLRRFGAVVDKQPQGIRLTAPNGLKGAKIELAYPSVGATEQVLLTAVRAEGTTELRGAAVEPEIMDLINILQKMGAIISVDTDRVIRIEGVERLEGFKHTALFDRNEAASWAAAALATNGDIFVGGARQSEMLTFLNVFRKVGGAFEIQDDGIRFYHPGGKLKPVIIETDVHPGFMTDWQQPLVVALTKAEGVSIVHETVYEQRFGFTDALVDMGAHIQLHRECLGGAQCRFGQRNFNHSAVIVGPTELHGADVVVPDLRGGFSHLIAALSAEGTSTVSNVGIIARGYENFIEKLRALGADFVLEA, encoded by the coding sequence GTGAACACACTCCTCGAAGACGCGCAGGCAGCCGGTGCAAGTGTGGGTCTGACCGCAGATCGCATCACGCTCCAGGGCGGCAAACCGCTCGTCGGGCGCATCGAGCTCAAGGGTGCGAAGAACCTCGTCACCAAGGCGATGGTCGCGTCGCTGCTCGGCGAGACGCCGAGCGAGCTGCGCAGCGTCCCTGAGATCAGCGACGTGCGGGTCGTGAAGGGCCTGCTCGAGGTGCACGGCGTCAAGGTCTCGGCCGTCGGCGACGACACGCTGCTGCTGGATCCCGCCAACGTCGAGAGCGCGCACTTCGAGGTCATCGACGCCTACGCGGGCTCGAGCCGCATCCCGATCCTGTTCTGCGGGCCCCTGCTGCACCGCCTGGGTGAGGCGTTCATCCCCGACCTGGGCGGGTGCCGCATCGGCGACCGCCCGATCGACTTCCACCTCGAGAGCCTGCGCCGCTTCGGCGCTGTGGTCGACAAGCAGCCGCAGGGCATCCGCCTGACGGCCCCCAACGGTCTCAAGGGCGCGAAGATCGAGCTCGCCTACCCGAGCGTCGGCGCCACCGAGCAGGTGCTGCTGACGGCGGTGCGCGCGGAGGGCACGACCGAGCTGCGCGGCGCTGCCGTCGAGCCCGAGATCATGGACCTCATCAACATCCTGCAGAAGATGGGCGCCATCATCTCGGTCGACACTGACCGCGTCATCCGCATCGAGGGCGTCGAGCGGCTCGAGGGCTTCAAGCACACGGCGCTGTTCGACCGGAACGAGGCGGCCAGCTGGGCGGCTGCGGCGCTCGCGACCAACGGCGACATCTTCGTCGGCGGCGCGCGCCAGTCCGAGATGCTGACGTTCCTCAACGTCTTCCGCAAGGTCGGCGGCGCGTTCGAGATCCAGGACGACGGCATCCGCTTCTACCACCCCGGCGGCAAGCTCAAGCCGGTCATCATCGAGACCGATGTCCACCCGGGCTTCATGACCGACTGGCAGCAGCCCCTCGTGGTGGCGCTCACCAAGGCCGAGGGCGTGTCGATCGTGCACGAGACCGTGTACGAGCAGCGCTTCGGGTTCACCGACGCGCTCGTCGACATGGGTGCGCACATCCAGCTGCACCGCGAATGCCTCGGCGGCGCGCAGTGCCGCTTCGGTCAGCGCAATTTCAACCACTCCGCGGTGATCGTCGGCCCGACCGAGTTGCACGGCGCCGACGTGGTCGTCCCGGACCTGCGCGGCGGCTTCAGCCACCTGATCGCGGCGCTGTCCGCAGAGGGCACGTCGACCGTGAGCAACGTCGGAATCATCGCCCGCGGCTACGAGAACTTCATCGAGAAGCTGCGCGCGCTCGGCGCCGACTTCGTGCTCGAGGCGTAG
- the leuD gene encoding 3-isopropylmalate dehydratase small subunit codes for MEKLTTVTGVAAPLKRSNVDTDQIIPAVFLKRVTKTGFEDALFYSWRQDPAFVLNQAPFQGAQILVAGPDFGTGSSREHAVWALRDFGFKVVLSPRFGDIFRGNSGKQGLLTGVVAEADIEKLWAVIDAEPGVELTVDLETREVRAGDLTVAFDIDDYTRWRLMEGLDDIGLTLRNEAKITEFEARREAWRPKTLPVKA; via the coding sequence ATGGAGAAGCTGACCACGGTGACGGGTGTCGCCGCGCCGCTGAAGCGGTCGAACGTCGACACCGACCAGATCATCCCGGCGGTGTTCCTGAAGCGCGTCACGAAGACGGGCTTCGAGGACGCATTGTTCTACTCGTGGCGCCAGGACCCCGCGTTCGTGCTCAACCAGGCGCCGTTCCAGGGCGCCCAGATCCTCGTGGCCGGCCCGGACTTCGGCACGGGCTCGTCGCGCGAGCACGCCGTGTGGGCGCTGCGCGACTTCGGATTCAAGGTGGTGCTGAGCCCTCGGTTCGGTGACATCTTCCGGGGCAACTCGGGCAAGCAAGGCCTGCTGACCGGCGTCGTCGCCGAGGCCGACATCGAGAAGCTGTGGGCGGTCATCGACGCCGAGCCCGGGGTGGAGCTGACCGTCGACCTCGAGACACGCGAGGTGCGCGCGGGCGACCTGACCGTCGCTTTCGACATCGACGATTACACTCGGTGGCGCCTCATGGAGGGGCTCGACGACATCGGGCTGACCCTGAGAAACGAGGCCAAGATCACCGAGTTCGAGGCCCGCCGTGAGGCATGGCGTCCGAAGACTCTCCCCGTGAAGGCCTAA
- the leuC gene encoding 3-isopropylmalate dehydratase large subunit codes for MSNPKTLAEKVWDDHLVVKGDNGEPDLIYIDLHLVHEVTSPQAFDGLRQAGRPVRRLDLTIATEDHNTPTLAIDKPIADLTSRTQIETLRRNAEEFGVRLHSLGDLEQGIVHVVGPQLGLTMPGITVVCGDSHTSTHGAFGAMAFGIGTSEVEHVLATQTLPLKSFKTMAINVEGTLRPGVTAKDIILAVIAKIGTGGGQGYVLEYRGSAIRALSMEGRMTICNMSIEAGARAGMVAPDQTTFDYLKGRPHAPHGAEWDEAVAYWKTLATDEGAVFDAEVDIDADALEPFVTWGTNPGQGVSLSASVPDPSSIADANERATAQRALEYMDLAAGTPMKDIKVDAVFMGSCTNSRIEDLRAFASVVKGKKKADGVRVMVVPGSARVRIEAEAEGLDKVFEEFGAEWRFAGCSMCLGMNPDQLAPGERCASTSNRNFEGRQGKGGRTHLVSPVVAAATAIRGTLSSPWDLEESK; via the coding sequence ATGAGCAACCCCAAAACGCTGGCTGAGAAGGTCTGGGACGACCATCTGGTTGTCAAGGGTGACAACGGCGAGCCGGACCTGATCTACATCGACCTGCACCTCGTGCACGAGGTCACCAGCCCGCAGGCCTTCGATGGCCTGCGCCAGGCCGGGCGACCCGTCCGTCGCCTCGATCTGACGATTGCGACGGAGGACCACAACACCCCGACCCTGGCGATCGACAAGCCGATCGCCGATCTGACGAGCCGCACGCAGATCGAGACGCTGCGCAGGAACGCCGAGGAGTTCGGGGTGCGCCTGCACTCGCTGGGCGACCTCGAGCAGGGCATCGTGCACGTCGTCGGCCCGCAGCTCGGCCTCACCATGCCGGGCATCACGGTCGTCTGCGGTGACAGCCACACCTCGACCCACGGTGCGTTCGGCGCGATGGCGTTCGGCATCGGCACGAGCGAGGTCGAGCACGTGCTCGCCACTCAGACCCTGCCGCTGAAGTCGTTCAAGACGATGGCGATCAACGTCGAGGGCACGCTGCGCCCGGGCGTCACCGCGAAGGACATCATCCTCGCCGTGATCGCGAAGATCGGCACCGGCGGCGGCCAGGGCTACGTGCTCGAGTACCGCGGCAGCGCGATCCGCGCCCTCTCGATGGAGGGGCGCATGACCATCTGCAACATGTCGATCGAGGCGGGCGCCCGCGCCGGCATGGTCGCCCCCGACCAGACCACTTTCGACTACCTGAAGGGCCGCCCGCACGCGCCTCACGGCGCCGAGTGGGACGAGGCCGTCGCGTACTGGAAGACGCTCGCGACCGACGAGGGCGCGGTCTTCGACGCCGAGGTCGACATCGACGCCGACGCTCTCGAGCCGTTCGTCACCTGGGGCACGAACCCCGGCCAGGGCGTCTCGCTCTCGGCATCCGTGCCTGACCCGTCATCCATCGCCGACGCGAACGAGCGCGCCACCGCGCAGCGTGCGCTCGAATACATGGACCTCGCGGCCGGCACGCCGATGAAGGACATCAAGGTGGATGCCGTGTTCATGGGCTCCTGCACCAACAGCCGCATCGAGGACCTGCGGGCCTTCGCCTCCGTCGTGAAGGGCAAGAAGAAGGCGGACGGCGTGCGCGTAATGGTCGTCCCCGGTTCGGCGCGCGTGCGCATCGAGGCAGAGGCCGAGGGCCTCGACAAGGTGTTCGAGGAGTTCGGGGCCGAGTGGCGCTTCGCCGGCTGCTCGATGTGCCTCGGAATGAACCCCGACCAGCTCGCCCCCGGCGAGCGCTGCGCGTCGACCAGCAACCGCAACTTCGAGGGCCGCCAGGGCAAGGGCGGCCGCACGCACCTGGTCTCGCCGGTGGTCGCAGCCGCAACCGCCATCAGAGGCACCCTGTCGAGCCCCTGGGACCTGGAGGAGTCGAAGTAA
- a CDS encoding TerC family protein codes for MHLEFPLWFEFGSYAVLFLILIGDLVLAYKRPHVPTPRESGLWIGFYIALALLFAGAIYLVGGGEPTGQFLAGWLTEYSLSVDNLFVFVLIMSRFAVPPKYQQEALMVGIIFALVFRGVFIVLGASLIAAFSWIFYFFGAFLLYTAIKQAFQKEDDGDGTGDAEGPVARYLKHHLRIGNEFNGNKLHTVIDGRRVLTPLVLVFISLGTTDLLFALDSIPAIFGITRSPFLVFSANVFALMGLRQLYFLLGHLLSKLEYLKYGIAVILAFIGVKLVFEAMHQNEVPFINGGHGIEWAPEFSTLTSLAVIVVTMGLATAASLVRLRLTRDRG; via the coding sequence ATGCACCTCGAATTCCCGCTCTGGTTCGAGTTCGGCTCCTACGCCGTGCTCTTCCTCATCCTCATCGGCGACCTGGTGCTCGCCTACAAGCGCCCGCACGTGCCGACCCCGCGCGAGAGCGGACTCTGGATCGGCTTCTACATCGCGCTCGCCCTGCTCTTCGCCGGCGCCATCTACCTGGTCGGCGGCGGTGAGCCGACCGGCCAGTTCCTCGCGGGCTGGCTCACCGAGTACTCGCTCTCGGTCGACAACCTCTTCGTGTTCGTGCTCATCATGAGCCGGTTCGCAGTGCCTCCGAAGTATCAGCAGGAAGCCCTGATGGTCGGCATCATCTTCGCGCTCGTCTTCCGCGGCGTGTTCATCGTGCTGGGTGCAAGCCTGATCGCGGCGTTCAGCTGGATCTTCTACTTCTTCGGCGCGTTCCTGCTCTACACGGCGATCAAGCAGGCGTTCCAGAAAGAAGACGACGGCGACGGCACGGGGGATGCCGAGGGGCCCGTCGCCCGCTATCTGAAGCACCACCTGCGCATCGGAAACGAGTTCAACGGGAACAAGCTGCACACCGTGATCGACGGCCGGCGGGTGCTCACGCCACTCGTGCTCGTGTTCATCTCGCTCGGCACGACCGACCTGCTGTTCGCCCTCGACTCGATCCCGGCGATCTTCGGAATCACCCGCAGCCCGTTCCTCGTGTTCTCGGCCAACGTGTTCGCGCTGATGGGCCTCAGGCAGCTGTACTTCCTGCTCGGGCACCTGCTCTCGAAGCTCGAATATCTCAAGTACGGCATCGCCGTCATCCTCGCGTTCATCGGCGTGAAGCTCGTCTTCGAGGCGATGCACCAGAACGAGGTGCCGTTCATCAACGGCGGCCACGGCATCGAGTGGGCGCCGGAGTTCTCGACGCTGACCTCGCTCGCCGTCATCGTCGTGACCATGGGACTCGCCACCGCGGCGAGCCTCGTGCGCTTGCGGCTGACGCGCGACCGGGGGTGA
- a CDS encoding alpha/beta fold hydrolase, with protein MDVIMLPGYWLGGSSWSEVAPIVARAGHSVHPLTLPGLESVASSRSGVTLQTQIDAVIDEIDGCRGPVALVAHSGASAVANGALDARPGRVTRVVEVDTFPVPERGPMEPEYPAEGDDVPLPDWSAFGEAELAGLTPELREQFRAEAVPEPTGVATAAVELRDDHRHDVPLTMICTSFPTAAYRPLLDEGHPWMAELAQFRDVTWVDIDTGHWPQLTKPVELGEAIAAALAE; from the coding sequence ATGGACGTCATCATGCTTCCCGGTTACTGGCTCGGCGGTTCCTCATGGAGCGAGGTCGCCCCGATCGTGGCGAGGGCCGGTCACTCGGTTCATCCGCTCACCCTGCCCGGGCTCGAGTCGGTCGCCTCGTCGCGGTCCGGCGTGACACTGCAGACGCAGATCGACGCGGTCATCGACGAGATCGACGGATGCCGGGGGCCGGTCGCCCTCGTCGCGCACTCCGGCGCGAGCGCCGTCGCGAACGGGGCGCTCGACGCCCGCCCGGGCCGTGTCACCCGCGTCGTCGAGGTCGACACGTTCCCCGTGCCCGAGCGCGGCCCGATGGAGCCCGAGTACCCGGCCGAAGGCGACGACGTTCCGCTGCCGGACTGGTCGGCGTTCGGCGAGGCGGAGCTCGCGGGGCTCACGCCGGAGCTGCGCGAGCAGTTCCGCGCGGAGGCCGTTCCCGAGCCGACGGGGGTTGCGACCGCAGCCGTCGAATTGCGCGACGACCACCGGCACGACGTTCCCCTGACGATGATCTGCACGTCGTTCCCCACAGCGGCGTACCGCCCGCTTCTTGACGAGGGCCACCCGTGGATGGCGGAGCTCGCGCAGTTCCGTGACGTCACGTGGGTCGACATCGACACGGGCCACTGGCCTCAGCTCACGAAGCCGGTCGAGCTCGGCGAGGCGATCGCGGCCGCGCTGGCGGAGTAG